GCGCCACGGACGTAAAGACGACCTCAAAAATGACGGGAATTACGGACAAGGCGCGCCGTCACTGGGCCTTTCAGCCCGTGGAGCGCCCCGCGATCCCCAAGGTAAAGAACGCGGCCTGGGTGAAGAACCCCATCGATAGCTTTGTGCTGGCAAAGCTCGAAGCCAGTGGCATGGTACCAACCGCGCCCGCGAGCCGCGCCGCGCTGATCCGCCGTGCCTACTACGATGTGATAGGGATGCCCCCCACGGTCGACGAGGTCCGGGCGTTTCTGGCCGACAAGAGCCCCACTGCCTGGGAGAAGGTGGTCGATACGCTCCTGGCATCGCCGCACTACGGCGAGCGCTGGGGACGGCACTGGCTCGATACCGCGCGCTACTCGGACACCACCGGCGCGACCCAAGTGGGCCAGAACCGCTTCTCGGACTTCCGCTACGCCAATGCCTGGACCTACCGGGACTGGGTGATCGGGGCACTCAACAAGGACATGCCCTACAACGAGTTCCTGATGGCGCAGCTGGCCGCGGATCAGATTCTCACCACCAAAGACGACCCTGCACAGCTGGCGGCTCTGGGCTTTCTGACAGTGGGGAAGCGCTTTACGGATAAGAACGACCTGATCGACGAGCGCATCGACACGGTGACCAAGGCGACGATGGGCGTGACGGTTGCCTGTGCGCGCTGCCACGACCATAAGTTCGACCCGATCCCCACGGCCGACTACTACTCGCTCTATGGCATCTTTAGCTCGATCGACGAGCCGGAGGTGGGGCCGGAGATTCCCGGTAGCGGCGATCCCGATAAGCGCGCCGACTACGAGGCGCAGGAAAAAGTGCTCCTGGATAAGGGCAGGGTCGCCTACTACGAGTATGTTGGGGAGCACCTGGAGGCCTTCCAGAAGAAGGCCGCCGGCTACCTGATGCTGGCAACCGCCAATGTACGCTCCAAAGAAGGCAGTGAGCTGGCTGAGAAGTACGGGATCAATCCGTCCAATATCCGCGAGCGAGACATGCTACGCATCCTGCAGCAGGGGGTTCGTAGTAGCAAGGACACGCCCCAGATTCTGGCACCCTTCAACCTGCTCCAGCGCCTCCCCGAGAGCAGCTTCGCCAGCCAGTACGCCGTGGCGATCGGGAAGATGCTGGGGACCGCCCCCACGCCCGCAGCACCCGTCGGGCGCTTTGCTCGCCAGCGCGCCGCCCAAGCACCACGAGCCGGGGCCAATATCCCCGTGATGAAGCTCAATCCCCTTGTCGCCAAGGAGCTGGCAAGCCTCAAGCCCCGCTCGATCGCCGATGTGGCGGAGGCCTACGGGCGGATCTTCGCCAAGGTGGGGGAGCAGCGCGCGGCCTATATCGAGGCCCGTAAGAGGAACCAGGTGCTGAGTGTCGATAGCGCGACCGCACAGCTCATCGAGTTCCCCCTTGGCCTCCCGCCCGCCTCCCAGTTTAGCTCGGTGACCAACCTGCGCAAGCTGGCGGAGCGCTTCCGCGCCGATAACCGCGCCGCCGCACGCTTCCCCTTCGACGACCTCAACCGCCTCCAGCTCACGCACCCCGGCGCACCGGGGCATGCCATGGTGGTGGAGGATGTGGAGGAGCCCAAGGACGCGCGCATCCTGATCCGGGGAGAGAAGCAGCGCCCCGGCGATATCGTTCCGCGCCAGGTCTTTGCGCTCTGCACGCCGGGCTCGACACCGCAGCCCATTAAAGCGGGCTCGGGGCGCCTGGAGCTGGCACGGGCAATCGCGGCACCATCGAACCCCCTGACCGCACGCGTGCTGGTCAACCGGGTCTGGATGCACCACTTCGGGGCGGCGTTTGTCCGCACCCCCGATGATCTGGGCAACATGAGCGAGAAGCCTAGCCACCCCGAGCTGCTGGACTGGCTGGCGACCCACTTTATGGAGACGGGCTGGAGCCTCAAGAAGCTCCATAAGTGGATCCTGCTCTCCAACACCTACCAGCAGGGCACCGAGACCAACGCGGCCTACGAGAAAAAAGACCCCGCCAACCGGCTCCTCTGGCGCGCCAACCTGCGGCGCCTGGACTTTGAGTCGATCCGGGACACAATGGTGGCGCTCACGGGCAAGCTCGACCCGACTCTGGGAGGCAAGCCGGTGAATATCACCGATGAGCCGTATATCTACCGCCGCTCGGTCTATGGCTATATCGACCGCCTCTTCCTCTCGGACTTGCTGACCCAGTTCGATGTGAGCGATCCGACCATGGCCAACACGGGACGTATCTCGACCATTGTCCCGCAGCAAGCGCTCTTCTTCATGAACAGTGCGATGGCGGTCGATGTGGCGCGGCAGGTGGTGGCCCGCGAGGAAGTCGGGAAGGCCCAGAGCGATGAAGAAAAAATTCGCTCGATCTACCTGATCCTCTACCAGCGCTCCCCCAAGCCTGAGGAGATCCAGGCGGGCCTGGGATTCCTTAGCAAGATCGGTGCGACAGCACAAGGCCCCGAGACCCCCGCTGCTACCGCAACGGGTAAGGGCCGCCTCCAACGACGGCCCGTGGTCAAGACTCCCGCAAAGAAGGGAATGGGGGTCGGCAAGTTCGCCCCGATCCGTAACAACACCGAGATGGTGGAGCGCAAGCCTCTTGATAGCTGGGAGCTCTACACGCAGGCACTGCTCTGCTCCAATGAGTTTGTCTACGTCAGCTAGAGTAAGCCCGTACCAAAAAACGAAGGCCGGGAGCGATGCTCCCGGCTTTTTTTCCTGTACACTCAGAGCACGATGAGGGCTAAGAGACAGATTCTGGTAGCCGTGGTCTTAGTGTTGGCTGGCGGCGGCGTAGCCGTTTCTCAGTGGATCGGCGCGGAGCCGTCGCAGGGGCCCGAAGACGATCTGGCCGGATTTCGCCCCTTTCGTCCTAACGATCCCTGGAATACCCCGGTCACAAAGGCGCCCGTGGACCCAAGCTCTGATGCGATCGTGGCGACCATTGGCCTCGACCGTCCCCTCCATCCCGACTTTGGCGCGAGCTATCGGCTCCGGCCCCATGGGATTCCCTACAACGTGGTTGGCCCCCAGACAAAGCGTGTGCCGGTAGACTTTTACTATCCGGCGGAGAGTGACCTCGCCGACTATCCTCTCCCTGAAAAGGTGCGC
This genomic interval from Armatimonas rosea contains the following:
- a CDS encoding PSD1 and planctomycete cytochrome C domain-containing protein, with protein sequence MKFWLKNPPRWAGVGGAVALALAAGAQKPTPKPQALTPEQTQFFEAKIRPILTGKCAPCHVDGVARGGLSLDFRESWQRGGGSGPAVVAGDPDKSLLIQRVKSTGAPMPPGGRLSASELAALEAWVKMGAPDPRSATDVKTTSKMTGITDKARRHWAFQPVERPAIPKVKNAAWVKNPIDSFVLAKLEASGMVPTAPASRAALIRRAYYDVIGMPPTVDEVRAFLADKSPTAWEKVVDTLLASPHYGERWGRHWLDTARYSDTTGATQVGQNRFSDFRYANAWTYRDWVIGALNKDMPYNEFLMAQLAADQILTTKDDPAQLAALGFLTVGKRFTDKNDLIDERIDTVTKATMGVTVACARCHDHKFDPIPTADYYSLYGIFSSIDEPEVGPEIPGSGDPDKRADYEAQEKVLLDKGRVAYYEYVGEHLEAFQKKAAGYLMLATANVRSKEGSELAEKYGINPSNIRERDMLRILQQGVRSSKDTPQILAPFNLLQRLPESSFASQYAVAIGKMLGTAPTPAAPVGRFARQRAAQAPRAGANIPVMKLNPLVAKELASLKPRSIADVAEAYGRIFAKVGEQRAAYIEARKRNQVLSVDSATAQLIEFPLGLPPASQFSSVTNLRKLAERFRADNRAAARFPFDDLNRLQLTHPGAPGHAMVVEDVEEPKDARILIRGEKQRPGDIVPRQVFALCTPGSTPQPIKAGSGRLELARAIAAPSNPLTARVLVNRVWMHHFGAAFVRTPDDLGNMSEKPSHPELLDWLATHFMETGWSLKKLHKWILLSNTYQQGTETNAAYEKKDPANRLLWRANLRRLDFESIRDTMVALTGKLDPTLGGKPVNITDEPYIYRRSVYGYIDRLFLSDLLTQFDVSDPTMANTGRISTIVPQQALFFMNSAMAVDVARQVVAREEVGKAQSDEEKIRSIYLILYQRSPKPEEIQAGLGFLSKIGATAQGPETPAATATGKGRLQRRPVVKTPAKKGMGVGKFAPIRNNTEMVERKPLDSWELYTQALLCSNEFVYVS